In Nocardia sp. NBC_00403, the DNA window CGGCCGGGCCCAGAAGAGAATGCCGCCGGTCATCGGCTTCACCTTGCCGGCGAGCGGTCCCCACGAACCGGCGACGCCGATGGTCTCCAGCAGCACCGTCCACAGCACGAACTTTTGATAGACAATCGGCTGGTCCCACCATTGCGAGACATGCCAGAACGCCGGGAGATCGGAGGTCACCGTGGCCACGACGATGCCGCCGAGTGCGTAGAGGACCAGCAATTTGAGAATGTAGATGGTGTGCACCATCCGCGGCGACCCGAAGCCGTGCTCGGCCCAGTTGGCGGCGAGGATGCGCATACGCTCCATCAACGGTTTCCGCAGAAAGGTGTCGGGATCTACCTGCGGCAGATCCGGTTTCGTGAATCCCATTGTTCTGCTCCTATTTCTGACCGAGGGTGGATATCAACAGTTTTCGATGGCGAGTCGCCGCAGCTTCGGCTTGTCGAGTTTGCCGACGTCGTTCTTGGGAAGGTCGTCGAGAATCGTGATAGCGACGGGCAGTTTGTATTTCGACAGTGCGCCGCGAACGTGCTCGTGGATCTTCTCGGTCGCCAATCCGGTGCCCGAGTTCAGCGAGACATAGAGCACCGGCTCCTCGCCGTAGACCTCGTGCGCGCGACCGACGACCGCGGCCTCGGCGATCTCCGGCAGTTGGTAGACCACGGTTTCGATCTCTTTGGGGTAGATGTTCTCGCCGCCGCGGATGATCATGTCCTTGGTGCGGTCGACCAGGACCAGGTACCCGTCCTCGTCCAGGCGGCCGATATCGCCGGTGTGCAACCAGCCGTTGACCAGGGTTCGCGCCGTCTCCTCGCGGCGATTCAGATAGCCGCGCATGACATTCGGGCCGGAGATCAGCACCTCGCCGATCTCGCCGTCGGGTACCTGATTGCCGTCCGTATCCGCGATCCGAATCGACTGGCCGGGCAGCGGCAGCCCGACGGTGCCGGCCTTGCGCTTGCCGACGAGCGGGTTGACAGTGCTCGCGCAGGCACCCTCGGACAGGCCGTATCCCTCGATAATCGGTATGCCGTAACGATTTTCGAACCTCGCCAGCAGTTCCACGCTGGCCGGGGCCGCGCCGCAGATGGCAAAGCGTACCGAAGAGGTGTCGGGGCGGACCTCGGCGGGCAAATCGCTCAGCATCGTGTATATCGTTGGCACGGCGGAGAAATACGTCGCGCGACTGCGTTCGATCCGGTCGAAGAAGGTGCGCGGGCTGAACTTGCCTGCCACTGTGGCGCGGCCGCGGGCGAGCAGTGGCGAGAGAGTACTCGCCACGATCCCGTTGACGTGGAACAGCGGCAGGATGAGCAGGCTGTGGTCGGCCGCGGTGAGGGCGAAGGTCTCGATCACCATGCGGCACATCGCATTCAGATTGGCGTGGTCGAGCATCACGCCCTTCGGGCGACCGGTGGTGCCGCTGGTGTAGATGAGCAGCGCCAGTGCGTCGTTGCCGAGCTGGGCCGGAACGAGGGCGGTGTCGGGGTCCACCGCGGTGAGCTCGGCGGCCGGGACAACGGCCCGCACCAGAACGTCGAAGGTGAGCCGCTCGGGCACGATCAGCACCTTAACGCCCGCATCCGCGATCTGATAGGCGGCCTCGGTCGCCGTCAGCGCTGGATTGAGCGGGGTGGCCGCCGCGCCGAGACGCCAGGTGGCGAACAGCGATATGACCAGGGCCGCGGTATTCGGCAGCATGATCGCGACCACGTCGCCCGACGAAACGCCCGCGGCGCGCAGTGCCGTGGCGGCGCGCTGCACCGCGTCGAGAAACCCGGCGTTGCTGAGGTCGATGGTGTCGTCGGCGAGGGCGGGTGCGTCCGGATCGGCGGCGGCGCGACGGTCCGGCAGTGTCGAGAGGTTCATGAGCGGTCCTGGTAAATAGAGTATGCGGTATGGCTATAACTGTAGAAATCGGGCAGCCCTGTGACACCGTCGTGCGTCGACGAAGTACGCCGCCGGTGTTGTCCCCGGAGAACAACCCTGCAATTTCCCACGCGGTTACCGCCAAGTAGCTACCGTTGGGGAGTGACGAATCTTCGTCGCGACAGTGATGTCGATGTCAGCCGGTATGTCGCGGGGATCGCCGCCCGCATGAACGAGCGGGTGACCGATATCAGCGCGCTCCTCCGGCGCGGCCTCGAGGACGAGATCCCCGAATTGCGGGGCGACGCCCGCACCGTCGAACTGCTCGGCGCCAGCGTAGAAGGCAATGTCGACACCATCCTGCATGCGCTGCAGCACGACATTCCGGTGGCTCGGATCAACGCTCCCACTGCTGCCATCGAATACGCCAGACGCCTTGCCCAGCACGGAGTTTCGGTCAAGGCCCTGGTGCGCGCCTATCGGGTCGGCCACCGGCGGATGACCGAGCTGGTCTTCGCCGAACTACGGGCCACCGATATCGCGCCCGCCGATGGTGTCACGGTCGTGGAGGCGATCACCAGCACACTGTTCGACTACATCGACTGGATCACCGAGCAGGTCGTCGCGGTGTACGAGACCGAGCGTGAGCAGTGGCTGGAAAGCCGCAACAGCGCCCGCGCACTGCGCGTGCGTGAGGTGCTGGCCGGGAAGAAGCCGGTCGATATCGATGCCGCGACCGAATCCATCCGCTACCCCCTGCATTGGCACCATTTGGCGTTGATCATCTGGTATCCGGACACCGGCGCGAGCGGCGACGAGTTGACCCGGCTGCAACGCTTTGTCCGTGAGCTGGCCGCGGCGGTCGGTACCGCGGCTGCGCCGCTGTTCGCGGCCGCCGACCGGATGAGCGGATGGGCCTGGCTGCCATATCGGTCCGAGCAGTCCGATGCGGTGGCCAAGGTCCGGGATTTCGCGAGCAAGCGGGCCGATGCACCGCGGCTGACGATCGGCATCATGGGCCAGGGGGTGCCGGGCTTCCGCCGGTCCCATCAGTATGCGCTGCTCGCGCGCTCGGTCGCGCTTACACGCGGGGATGTGGAACCGAGGATCATGGCGGCGAGCGATCCAGGACTGTCGGCCGCGGCGCTGCTCGGCGGCAGCGCGGAGGTCGCCGAATGGGTGGGTGAGGTGCTCGGCGAATTGGCCACCGACGACGAGAACGATGCCCGGCTGCGCGAGACGCTGCGGATGTTCTTGCACACCGGATCCAGCTACAAGGCGGCCGCCGCGGAGCTCGATCTGCATTTCAACTCGGTGAAATACCGGGTCGGGCGGGCGGTTGCGCGGCGCGGGCGGCCGATCACCGACGACCGGTTGGACGTCGAGCTGGCGCTGCTGATCTGCCACTGGTACGGCGCGGCGGTGCTGCGGCCGAATACGGACTGACCGCAGCGACAAACCCACGCGCACACTTCGTTCTTTCCGGACAATGGCGCGCCCGCCGATCGGATCTACCGTTCTTGCATCAAATCCTGATGCGGTGCATCAGCAACGGAGCAGGCGCTACACCGACGATCCGATGCCTGCGGACAGCATGGTCCGTGGCATCGAAGGCCTAACCGCCCGTCGACGACGCCGCGCACCGGCCCGTTATCGAGGCCAGCCGACCATGTTTCGAGGAGTTCCACAATGACAACAACCACCGACGCCGCTGACGAACTCGCGGCCCCGCTGGATCTGCTGATGACCAGTTCGGCGATCGGCGTCGGCCGACGTATGTTGCCCAATACTTCCTGGACCAGACTGGCGTTGAGTCTGGCCAAACAGCCGCGGACGGTCGCGGACCGGGTCGGCGCGTTCGGTCAGGAGCTGGTGACGATCGCCCGCGGGCATTCGGATCGACTACCGGTGAAGGGCGACCGGCGCTTCGACGATCCGGGATGGCAGGGCAATCCGCTGTTCAAGCGGTCCATGCAGGCATATCTGGCCGCCACCGTCACCGTCGACGCACTGTTCGCCGACGCGGACCTGGATTGGCGCGATGCCGAATGGATGCGATTCGTCCTGGATAACGTGATGGATGGCGTCTCGCCGAGCAATAACCCGCTCCTGAGCCCGGTCGCGTGGAAAGCATTGGTGGACAGCGGCGGTGCGAGCGCGGTGCGCGGATTACGGCACTTCCTCTCCGATATGGCCGCCGCGCCGCGGGTGCCGTCGATGGTCGATTCGGATGCCTTCACCCTCGGCGATACCGTCGCGACCACATCGGGTTCGGTGGTGCTGCGCACCGAGATGTTCGAGCTGATCCAGTACGCGCCGCAGACCGAGCAGGTGCGAACGGTACCGCTGCTGATGGTGCCGCCGGTGATCAACAAGTTCTACATCATGGATATCGCCCCGGACCGCAGCATGGTCGAGTATTTCGTCCGTCAGGGCCAACAGGTATTCGCCATATCCTGGCGCAATCCGACTGACCGCCACCGAAATTGGGGCTTCGACGAGTACGGGCAGGCGATCATCGACGCGCTGGATGTCGTGGAGCGGATCACCGGCTCCGAGCGCACCCATTTGCAGGCCTCCTGTTCCGGCGGCATCATCGCCGCGATGACGGCTGCCCATCTGACCGCGATCGATCAGGCCCATCGACTGGCGAGTCTGACGCTCATGGTGACGGTGCTCGATCAGAGTCACGCGGGCTTCGCCGCGGCCGCGATCGACGAGGAGTCGGCGAATATCGCGATCGCGCTCTCGGCCAAGAAGGGCTACCTCGACGGGCGGGCGCTGGCCGAGATATTCGCCTGGCTGCGGCCCAACGATCTGGTCTGGCGCTACTGGGTCAACAACTATCTGCAGGGCCGCGCGCCCGCACCGTTCGACGTGCTGTTCTGGAATGCCGACACCACCCGGATGACGGCAGCGCTGCACCGCGACATGGTCTCGATGGGTGTGCACAATTCACTGACCACGCCGAATCAGGTGAGCATGCTCGGCACTCCCGTCGACCTGTCCCAGGTCACCGTCGACACCTATGTGGTGGCCGGTATCGCCGACCATATCTCGCCGTGGCAGGCCTGCTACCGCAGCGCCCGGCTGCTCGGCAGCAAGGATCTGCGGTTCGTGCTCTCCACCAGCGGGCATATCGCCGCGCTGGTCAACCCCCCGGGAAATCCCAAGGCCTCCTATCGGATCGGTGCGGTCGACGACGCCGACCCGGGAGCGTGGCTGGATACGACCGCCGAGAATCCAGGCTCCTGGTGGCCGAATTTCGTCGAATGGCTGGCCGAACGCGGCGGTCCCGAGCGGGACGCGCCGCAATCGCTGGGTACGGCTGATCTGGCGCCGGTGGATTCCGCGCCGGGAACTTATGTGCTCGAACACTGAAAGGTGATCATGACAAAGCATCTCGAAGTGTGGCCGCGATGAGTGCGCCGGAGGCTGCCACCTATGTCGAGGATCGCCTCATCGCTGTGCTCGGTCAGCAGATCCGGGTGCATGTGCGCTGGGGAACCGGGAGGCCGCTGGTGCTGTGCAACGGTATCGGCGCAAGCCTCGAGGTGCTCGATCCGCTTGTCACACAGCTGAATCCGGCTACAACTGTGGTTCGGTTCGATGTGCCGGGCAGCGGCGCATCGCCGGATTCGCCACTGCCGTACGGGTTTCCGTATCTGGCCGCCGTGCTCGGGCAGCTACTACGCAAACTCGACATCCGCGGGCGCGTCGATATCCTCGGACTGTCCTGGGGCGGTGCGCTGGCCCAACAGTTCGCCTTCCAGCATCCGCGGCGGTGCCGCACGCTGATCCTGGTGTCCACCGGTACCGGCGTGATCATGGTTCCCGGTCGGCCCACCGTGCTGCTGAAAATGCTGACACCGCGGCGATTTCTGGACCATCACTATGCTGCATCCATCGCCGGTGAGCTCTACGGCGGCTCTGTCCGCACCGATCCGGCCATCATCGAGCAGCTGTTCGATCGGCAGCTGATGGCTGGGTCCCGGGTCGGCTATCTGCACCAACTGCTAGCCGGTTCGGTATGGACGAGCATCTTCGCGCTGCCGCTCATCCGGCAGCCCACGCTGATCATCGCGGGCACCGACGATCCGATCATCCCGATCGCCAATGCCCGCATCATGCACCGACTGCTCCCGCATTCGACCGTCCATCTGCACGGTGGCGGGCACGTCGACCTCATCACGAATGCCACCGAATTAGCGCCCGTCATAGAGAGATTCAGGACGGAGTAGTCATGAGCACATCGGTATCCCTCGGCGGGGCCGACTTCAACGGGCGATTCAGAGCGGGCGTTTCGCCCCGGTCGTCGCGAGCACCAGCGGCGAAGTCTCACGTGGTCCACGGCAGCCGGGGCGGTCGCTGTCGCCGGGCCGATACCGCTCGTTCCGCCGGTGACCAATACTGTTCGACTGTCCATCGAATCCCCCTTTCCCAGTGGCGATTTCAACTTCCACACCGGCAGGACGCTCGAGTGCTCACATCGGCGAGATTCGCCTACTGGCGCGGCCGGAGGTTTGCGAAAATCGGATTCGATCGGAAAGGCCGGAGCGAAGGTGTTGACGCCCACAATATAGTGAGTGTACAGTCACTCACATGAGCAAGAGCGGAGTGACCCTCTCCCGATCGGACGTCCGCCGCGACGCCGTCGTAGACGCCGCGATTATCGAGTTCGCCCGGACCGGCTATCACGGCACACCGATCAGCACAGTCGCGGCGACAGCGCAGATCTCACCGGCATACGTCTTCAAACTGTTCCCCGGCAAGGTCGCACTGTTCGTCGCCGCGCTCGAGCGCTGCTTCGATTCGATCGAGCGAGCACTGTCGTCCGGCGCTGCCCGCGCCAACGGCGCGAGCCCCGAACAGATCCTGTACGAAATGGGCGGGGCCTACGCCGAACTCATCAGCGACAAGAGCCTGCTCATGCTGCAAGTGCACGCCCAGTCCGTCGCGGACGTCCCGGAAATCGGCGAGGCACTGCGCAGCGGTTTTGGCCGGGTGACCGACTTCGCCAAACAGCGGTCGGGCGCCGAAGACGAGCAGGTGCAGCGATTCATCGCCTTCGGCCAGCTCTGCCACCTGATCACCACCCTCGGCCTGGACGGTGACGACAGCCCCTGGGCCGCCATCCTCACCGCAGGCATTCGCCACCCGAACGCCCACTGACTTCAACCAACTGCCCCCTCGTGGGGCATTTATTCAACACACCGAGTGATTGACCAGTCACACACCAGGAGAAGAAGCATGTCCACCACCGCCACCGAAATCGTCCTGCCCGGCCGAGTCGAGCCCCAGGGCCTGCTGGTCACCCGGCGCGACCTGCCGGCACCCGCAGCCGGCCAAGCCCTCGTTCGGATCGAGGCGAGCGGTGTCTCCTTCGCCGAGCAGCAGATGCGGCGCGGCAAGTACTACGACCAGCCGGCCTTCCCGTTCGTGCCCGGATACGACTTGGTCGGGACCGTCACCGCAATCGGTGCCGGTGTCGATCCGGCCTTGGTCGGCAGGCGCGTGGCCGCACTGACCAAGATCGGCGGCTGGTCCAGCCACGCCCTGCTCGACGCCGCGGACCTGGTGCGGGTGCCCGTCGCACTCGATGCCGCCGAGGCGGAAACCTTTGTCGTCAACGGGATCACGGCCTGGCAGATGCTCTACCGGACCGCGCACGTGCGGCCCGGGCAGACCATTCTGGTCCACGGCGCGAACGGCGGCGTCGGCTCGACGCTCGTTCAGTTGGCCCGCGCCAATGGAATTCGCGTCATCGGCACCGCTTCGGCCCGCAATGCCGAAGCCGTCGAAGCACTAGGTGCGACCTGGATCGACTATCGCGGCGACGTGCCGCAACAGGTTCGAGCGCTCGCACCCGAGGGCGTGGACGCCGTATTCGACCATATCGGCGGGCCCGGCATCAACGACTCGTTCGAACTGCTCGCGCCGAACGGCACGCTGGTCTCCTACGGCACCGCAGCCACCAAGAACGACGAGGGCAATTCACGACTGCCCGTGCTCAAGCTGTTCGCCCAGCTACTGCTGTGGAATGCGCTGCCCAACAAACGAAACGCGCATTTCTTCAACCTGTGGGCAGGCAAGCGCAATCTCACACGCTTCCGCAACCGCATCAGCGAGGACCTCGACAAGGTGTTCGACCTCGCCGCCCACGGCGCACTGCGCGCCCAGGTCGCCGCCCGCATCCCGCTGACCGAAGCCGCCCGGGCCCTCGAGCTCGCCGAGTCCAGCACCGTCGTCGGCAAGGTCGTCATCATCGCGGACGCCCCAGCCTGAACCACTCCGCCAGAGGTTCCCGGCACCCGCGAACACCTCCCCGATTCGGCGCCTGGCTCGCTCTCACCTCGTCGGCCGCACTCTTCTTCGACGGCGCGAGCCTCTACTGGGTGCTGGCCCTCGCGGGCGGCGGCAGCTACCTGGTCGCCGCAACCCTCGAACCCCGCCGCCGTGCGGCCGATCCAGCCGTCTGAAAATTCCTCTTCCCCACTGCTTTCCATCGTCGCCATCTGAAAGATGAACAAGGAATAGTCATGAGCACAGAACGCCCGGTGCCGTACCTCAGCGGCCATTACGAACCGGTGGCCGATGAGATCACCGGCCACGAGCTGACCATCAACGGCACGCTGCCGCCGGAACTCAACGGACGCTACTTCCGCAACGGACACAATCCCAAGCCCGGCATCACCCCGAGCCACTGGTTCCGCGGCGAAGGCATGATCCACGGTGTGCGGCTGCACAACGGCCGCGCCGAGTGGTACCGCAACCGCTGGGTGAAAACACCTTTCCTGGAGGGGGTTCCGTTCACCGGCGTCGAACTCGAGGTCAGCGCCGCCGCCACCAACATCATCTTCCACGCCGGGAAGTACCTGGCGCTGCAGGAGGCCAACCTGCCGTGGCAGGTCAGCTCCGAACTGGAGACCATCGGCATCTACGACTTCGACGGCAAGCTCACCACCTCGATGACCGCGCACCCCAAGGAGGATCCGGTCACCGGTGGACTGCACTTCTTCTCCTACAGCCCGTACCCGCCGCACCTGACCTACTACGTGGCCTCCGCGGCGGGTGAGATCATCCGCGCCGAGCAGATCGAGGGCGCGGGGCCCTCGCTCATGCACGACTTCGCGCTCACCGGCGAGCATGCGGTGTTCCTCGACTTCCCGGTCGTGTTCAACCAACAGGAGCACTCGGGCATCCCCTATCGGTGGGATGCCGACTATCAAGCCCGCATCGGTGTGCTGCCGCGCAACGGGCATGCGGGCATCACGTGGTTCCAGGTGGATCAGGCCGCGCTGCTACACGTCACCAACGCCTACATCGACCGGCAGAGCCGGGTGGTCGTGGAAGGCCCGCGTTACGACCAGGCCGCATGGGAGACCTCGTGGAAGTGGTGGGTCGGCGCACCCGGCTACGGGGGCAGCCCCGACGCCGGTTCCACCTTCCACCGGTGGATTCTGGACCCCGCCACCGGCCGTGCCACCAACGAACCGCTCGACGATCTCGCCACCGAATTCCCCAGCATCAACGACGATTTCACCGGGGCGATCAACAAGTACAGCTACTCCATCGCCTTCCCCGGCGCGGGCCATGAGGGCTACTCCACCATCAAGTTCGACACCGACACCGGCGAACGGCAACTGTTCCACCACGGTGCCGGCCGCATGCCCGGCGAGGCGGTGTTCGTGCCTGCCGTGGGCGGTACCCGCGAGGACGACGGCTACCTACTGACCATCGTCAGCGACACCCAAGCCAATGCCTCCCAGCTGCTCGTTCTCGACGCCGGCGACCTGCGCAAGGATCCGGTCGCCAGCGTCGAACTGCCCCGCCGGGTCCCGGCAGGTATCCACGGCCATTGGATCGCCGATCAGGAAGGCTCCCTGTGATCACCGGAATCGAGACCAGCGCACCGGTTGTCGTGTGCCGCGACATCCTCGAGAGCCAGTGCCCCATGAAGGGGGGCGACGTCGTTGACGATGAAAGCCCTGCACTTGCGTTCTCGACCCGCTCAGATAATCAACATAGGAGTGCAGCCACTGTCACGGGCGTGGTGGTGGTGTCGGACTTTTCCTGATAGTCGGGTTGGTGACGCGCTGCACCCAGGCCGCACAGTCCAAAAGGGCCATGTCGTCGTCAGACGGTCGGGAAAGCAGGATACCGGTGCGGGGCCCGGGCCGCGCGGCGGGTGCGGGCAGGGTGATGCCGCAACTGCCAAGGTAGCTGAGCACCATGGTCGTGCGCAGTACGGCGGCGTTGGCGCGGTCGTACCAATCCGCGTCGGACTGCAGGTCGGCTGCGGGGGGTGGAATGCGGCGCACGGTAGGGCACAGGAGCGTGGCATCATCGAGGTCGGCGGCGAACTCAGCGCGCAAGGCAGACATCGCAGCATAGACGGGGCCGATGGAATCGGCTGTATGCGTGTTGCTTTCGAGTCTGCGCCGGGTGGCGGGTTCGATCGGCATCGTCGAGTCGAGCCGGTGGCGATGCAGTCGGTATGCCTCGGCGCCGACGATCGTTCCGATGTCATCCATCAGGCTCTGGGCAGTCGAGAGCGACGGTAGATGACGAAATTGAACGTCGGCGCCTGCGGCCCGGAGTTCGGCGACGGCGACGTCGATGTCGTCGGCTATCTCCGCTGCGGTGTCCTGCGACCATTCGCCCGTGGGTACGACGAATCGCAGCGGTAGCGGGCGACGACGAGGTCGGGTAGGCAGGAGTACACGGTCCAGCGCGGCGAGATCCTCGACCGTGGTCGCGAAGACGCCGACGCTGTCGAGTGTCGCCGACAGCGGTGCGAAGTCGTGGGGGCCGTATCTACCTGGGCTGGCACGGTATCCGACGATGCCGCACAGGGCGGCG includes these proteins:
- the menE gene encoding o-succinylbenzoate--CoA ligase, which produces MNLSTLPDRRAAADPDAPALADDTIDLSNAGFLDAVQRAATALRAAGVSSGDVVAIMLPNTAALVISLFATWRLGAAATPLNPALTATEAAYQIADAGVKVLIVPERLTFDVLVRAVVPAAELTAVDPDTALVPAQLGNDALALLIYTSGTTGRPKGVMLDHANLNAMCRMVIETFALTAADHSLLILPLFHVNGIVASTLSPLLARGRATVAGKFSPRTFFDRIERSRATYFSAVPTIYTMLSDLPAEVRPDTSSVRFAICGAAPASVELLARFENRYGIPIIEGYGLSEGACASTVNPLVGKRKAGTVGLPLPGQSIRIADTDGNQVPDGEIGEVLISGPNVMRGYLNRREETARTLVNGWLHTGDIGRLDEDGYLVLVDRTKDMIIRGGENIYPKEIETVVYQLPEIAEAAVVGRAHEVYGEEPVLYVSLNSGTGLATEKIHEHVRGALSKYKLPVAITILDDLPKNDVGKLDKPKLRRLAIENC
- a CDS encoding PucR family transcriptional regulator, whose amino-acid sequence is MTNLRRDSDVDVSRYVAGIAARMNERVTDISALLRRGLEDEIPELRGDARTVELLGASVEGNVDTILHALQHDIPVARINAPTAAIEYARRLAQHGVSVKALVRAYRVGHRRMTELVFAELRATDIAPADGVTVVEAITSTLFDYIDWITEQVVAVYETEREQWLESRNSARALRVREVLAGKKPVDIDAATESIRYPLHWHHLALIIWYPDTGASGDELTRLQRFVRELAAAVGTAAAPLFAAADRMSGWAWLPYRSEQSDAVAKVRDFASKRADAPRLTIGIMGQGVPGFRRSHQYALLARSVALTRGDVEPRIMAASDPGLSAAALLGGSAEVAEWVGEVLGELATDDENDARLRETLRMFLHTGSSYKAAAAELDLHFNSVKYRVGRAVARRGRPITDDRLDVELALLICHWYGAAVLRPNTD
- a CDS encoding PHA/PHB synthase family protein, with the translated sequence MTTTTDAADELAAPLDLLMTSSAIGVGRRMLPNTSWTRLALSLAKQPRTVADRVGAFGQELVTIARGHSDRLPVKGDRRFDDPGWQGNPLFKRSMQAYLAATVTVDALFADADLDWRDAEWMRFVLDNVMDGVSPSNNPLLSPVAWKALVDSGGASAVRGLRHFLSDMAAAPRVPSMVDSDAFTLGDTVATTSGSVVLRTEMFELIQYAPQTEQVRTVPLLMVPPVINKFYIMDIAPDRSMVEYFVRQGQQVFAISWRNPTDRHRNWGFDEYGQAIIDALDVVERITGSERTHLQASCSGGIIAAMTAAHLTAIDQAHRLASLTLMVTVLDQSHAGFAAAAIDEESANIAIALSAKKGYLDGRALAEIFAWLRPNDLVWRYWVNNYLQGRAPAPFDVLFWNADTTRMTAALHRDMVSMGVHNSLTTPNQVSMLGTPVDLSQVTVDTYVVAGIADHISPWQACYRSARLLGSKDLRFVLSTSGHIAALVNPPGNPKASYRIGAVDDADPGAWLDTTAENPGSWWPNFVEWLAERGGPERDAPQSLGTADLAPVDSAPGTYVLEH
- a CDS encoding alpha/beta fold hydrolase, which produces MSAPEAATYVEDRLIAVLGQQIRVHVRWGTGRPLVLCNGIGASLEVLDPLVTQLNPATTVVRFDVPGSGASPDSPLPYGFPYLAAVLGQLLRKLDIRGRVDILGLSWGGALAQQFAFQHPRRCRTLILVSTGTGVIMVPGRPTVLLKMLTPRRFLDHHYAASIAGELYGGSVRTDPAIIEQLFDRQLMAGSRVGYLHQLLAGSVWTSIFALPLIRQPTLIIAGTDDPIIPIANARIMHRLLPHSTVHLHGGGHVDLITNATELAPVIERFRTE
- a CDS encoding TetR/AcrR family transcriptional regulator, whose amino-acid sequence is MSKSGVTLSRSDVRRDAVVDAAIIEFARTGYHGTPISTVAATAQISPAYVFKLFPGKVALFVAALERCFDSIERALSSGAARANGASPEQILYEMGGAYAELISDKSLLMLQVHAQSVADVPEIGEALRSGFGRVTDFAKQRSGAEDEQVQRFIAFGQLCHLITTLGLDGDDSPWAAILTAGIRHPNAH
- a CDS encoding medium chain dehydrogenase/reductase family protein, which gives rise to MSTTATEIVLPGRVEPQGLLVTRRDLPAPAAGQALVRIEASGVSFAEQQMRRGKYYDQPAFPFVPGYDLVGTVTAIGAGVDPALVGRRVAALTKIGGWSSHALLDAADLVRVPVALDAAEAETFVVNGITAWQMLYRTAHVRPGQTILVHGANGGVGSTLVQLARANGIRVIGTASARNAEAVEALGATWIDYRGDVPQQVRALAPEGVDAVFDHIGGPGINDSFELLAPNGTLVSYGTAATKNDEGNSRLPVLKLFAQLLLWNALPNKRNAHFFNLWAGKRNLTRFRNRISEDLDKVFDLAAHGALRAQVAARIPLTEAARALELAESSTVVGKVVIIADAPA
- a CDS encoding carotenoid oxygenase family protein; protein product: MSTERPVPYLSGHYEPVADEITGHELTINGTLPPELNGRYFRNGHNPKPGITPSHWFRGEGMIHGVRLHNGRAEWYRNRWVKTPFLEGVPFTGVELEVSAAATNIIFHAGKYLALQEANLPWQVSSELETIGIYDFDGKLTTSMTAHPKEDPVTGGLHFFSYSPYPPHLTYYVASAAGEIIRAEQIEGAGPSLMHDFALTGEHAVFLDFPVVFNQQEHSGIPYRWDADYQARIGVLPRNGHAGITWFQVDQAALLHVTNAYIDRQSRVVVEGPRYDQAAWETSWKWWVGAPGYGGSPDAGSTFHRWILDPATGRATNEPLDDLATEFPSINDDFTGAINKYSYSIAFPGAGHEGYSTIKFDTDTGERQLFHHGAGRMPGEAVFVPAVGGTREDDGYLLTIVSDTQANASQLLVLDAGDLRKDPVASVELPRRVPAGIHGHWIADQEGSL
- a CDS encoding amidase family protein, giving the protein MTTATAMAQALASGEATSAQLVTAAIDRARQPDSAAVMITVTTERARYQAQASDLRASRGARRSRLDGVPIAWKDVFDVQGTVTTCGSASHLHDEPAVVDSHLVRRVHNSGLVTIGKTNLSEFAFSGLGINLCFGTPANPLDPELVTGGSSSGSAVAVARGIVALAVGTDTSGSVRVPAALCGIVGYRASPGRYGPHDFAPLSATLDSVGVFATTVEDLAALDRVLLPTRPRRRPLPLRFVVPTGEWSQDTAAEIADDIDVAVAELRAAGADVQFRHLPSLSTAQSLMDDIGTIVGAEAYRLHRHRLDSTMPIEPATRRRLESNTHTADSIGPVYAAMSALRAEFAADLDDATLLCPTVRRIPPPAADLQSDADWYDRANAAVLRTTMVLSYLGSCGITLPAPAARPGPRTGILLSRPSDDDMALLDCAAWVQRVTNPTIRKSPTPPPRP